From Zalophus californianus isolate mZalCal1 chromosome 16, mZalCal1.pri.v2, whole genome shotgun sequence, one genomic window encodes:
- the SP6 gene encoding transcription factor Sp6, whose translation MLTAVCGSLGSQHTDAPHASPPRLDLQPLQTYQGHTSPEAGDYPSPLQPGELQSLPLGPEVDFSQGYELPGASSRVTCEDLESDSPLAPGPFSKLLQPDMSHHYESWFRPTHPGTEDGSWWDLHPGASWMDLPHTQGALTSPGHPGALQAGLGGYVGDHQLCAPPPHPHPHHLLPAAGGQHLLGPPDGAKALEAAAPESQGLDSSLDGAARPKGSRRSVPRSSGQTVCRCPNCLEAERLGAPCGPDGGKKKHLHNCHIPGCGKAYAKTSHLKAHLRWHSGDRPFVCNWLFCGKRFTRSDELQRHLQTHTGTKKFPCAVCSRVFMRSDHLAKHMKTHEGAKEEAAGAAPGEGKAGGAVEPPGGKGKREAEGGAAPSN comes from the coding sequence ATGCTAACCGCTGTCTGCGGCTCTCTGGGCAGCCAGCACACGGACGCGCCTCACGCCTCCCCGCCGCGCCTCGACCTGCAGCCTCTCCAAACATACCAGGGCCACACGAGCCCGGAGGCCGGGGACTACCCCTCCCCGCTGCAGCCTGGAGAGCTGCAGAGCCTCCCGCTGGGCCCTGAGGTGGACTTCTCACAGGGCTATGAGCTGCCGGGGGCCTCCTCTCGGGTAACCTGCGAGGACCTGGAAAGCGACAGTCCCCTGGCCCCGGGACCCTTTTCCAAGCTCCTGCAGCCGGACATGTCACACCATTACGAATCGTGGTTCCGGCCAACTCACCCAGGCACTGAGGATGGCTCGTGGTGGGACCTTCATCCGGGCGCCAGCTGGATGGACCTCCCCCACACTCAGGGCGCGTTGACCTCACCCGGCCACCCCGGGGCGCTTCAGGCTGGCTTGGGGGGCTACGTCGGAGACCACCAGCTTTGTGCCCCGCCGCCCCACCCACACCCGCACCACCTCCTCCCGGCCGCGGGAGGGCAGCACCTCCTGGGGCCTCCCGACGGGGCTAAGGCCTTGGAAGCGGCCGCCCCGGAGTCCCAGGGGCTGGATTCCAGTCTGGACGGGGCAGCCCGGCCCAAAGGCTCCCGGCGGTCAGTGCCCCGCAGCTCTGGCCAGACCGTCTGCCGCTGCCCCAATTGCCTGGAGGCGGAGCGACTGGGGGCTCCGTGCGGGCCCGACGGGGGCAAGAAGAAGCATTTGCACAATTGCCACATCCCGGGCTGCGGGAAAGCCTACGCCAAGACGTCGCACCTGAAGGCGCACCTGCGCTGGCACAGCGGCGACCGCCCCTTCGTGTGCAACTGGCTCTTCTGCGGCAAGCGCTTCACGCGCTCCGACGAGCTGCAGCGCCACCTCCAGACCCACACGGGCACCAAGAAGTTCCCCTGTGCAGTCTGCAGCCGCGTCTTCATGCGCAGCGACCACCTGGCCAAACACATGAAAACCCACGAGGGCGCCAAAGAGGAGGCTGCCGGGGCGGCCCCAGGCGAGGGCAAGGCCGGCGGAGCGGTGGAGCCCCCCGGGGGCAAAGGCAAGAGGGAGGCTGAGGGCGGCGCGGCTCCCTCCAACTGA
- the SCRN2 gene encoding secernin-2 isoform X2, with translation MASWNPDTPCSCDCFVSVPPASALPAVIFAKNSDRPRDEVQEVVFVPASTHAPGSRLQCTYIEVEQVSKTHAVILSRPSWLWGAEMGANEHGVCIGNEAVWTKEPVDEGEALLGMDLLRLALERSRSALEALHVITGLLERYGQGGSCREDPAPFCYHNTFLLADRTEAWLSIGTDISAEHSELRTHALAQGWWGGQGTFDFAQVFSLTQQPVRMEAAKARFQAGQELLQQQRGGITAEVMMGILRNKESGICMDSGGFRTTASMVSILPRDPTQPCVHFLTATPDPSRSVFKPFIFGAGAAQAPQVLSPTFGAQDPVRTQPRFQTQVDRRHTLYRGHQVALGLMEREQDRGQQLRQKQRDLEQEGLEAARGLLAGEWAPPPQELATLFQAFVEREGEVYA, from the exons ATGGCTTCGTGGAACCCCGACACCCCGTGTTCCTGCGATTGCTTTGTCTCGGTACCCCCGGCCTCGGCCCTCCCCGCGGTGATCTTTGCCAAGAACTCTGACCGGCCCCGGGACGAAGTGCAAGAGGTGGTGTTTGTACCGGCAAGCACCCACGCCCCTGGGAGCCGGCTCCAG TGCACCTACATTGAGGTGGAACAGGTGTCAAAGACTCACGCTGTGATCCTGAGCCGCCCTTCTTGGCTGTGGGGGGCTGAGATGGGCGCCAATGAGCATGGCGTCTGTATTGGCAATGAGGCAGTGTGGACCAAGGAGCCAGTTGACGAGGGGGAAGCTCTGCTGGGCATGGATCTGCTCAG GCTGGCTTTAGAACGGAGCCGCTCTGCCCTGGAGGCCTTGCACGTGATCACGGGCTTGCTGGAGCGCTACGGGCAAGGGGGCAGCTGCCGGGAGGACCCCGCACCATTCTGCTACCACAACACTTTCCTGCTGGCTGACCGGACTGAGGCATGG TTGAGCATTGGCACGGACATCTCGGCCGAACACTCGGAGCTGCGGACCCACGCCCTGGCCCAGGGctggtggggtgggcagggcacTTTTGACTTCGCTCAGGTCTTCTCCCTGACCCAGCAGCCTGTGCGCATGGAGGCTGCCAAAGCCCGCTTCCAGGCTGGGCAGGAGCTGCTGCAGCAGCAAAGAG GGGGCATCACGGCAGAGGTGATGATGGGCATCCTCAGGAACAAGGAGAGTGGCATCTGCATGGACTCAGGAGGCTTTCGCACCACGGCCAGCATGGTGTCCATCCTGCCCCGGGACCCCACACAGCCCTGTGTCCACTTCCTCACCGCCACGCCAGACCCATCCAG GTCAGTGTTCAAACCTTTCATCTTCGGGGCAGGGGCGGCCCAGGCCCCCCAGGTGCTGTCCCCCACTTTTGGAGCACAGGACCCTGTTCGGACCCAGCCCCGATTCCAGACTCAGGTGGATCGGCGGCACACCCTCTACCGCGGACACCAGGTGGCTCTGGGGCTGATGGAGCGTGAGCAG GATCGGGGGCAGCAGCTCCGGCAGAAGCAGCGGGATCTGGAGCAGGAAGGCCTGGAGGCTGCACGGGGACTGCTGGCCGGGGAGTGGGCCCCACCGCCGCAGGAGCTGGCCACCCTCTTCCAGGCCTTTGTGGAGAGGGAAGGCGAGGTGTACGCCTGA
- the SCRN2 gene encoding secernin-2 isoform X1, giving the protein MASWNPDTPCSCDCFVSVPPASALPAVIFAKNSDRPRDEVQEVVFVPASTHAPGSRLQCTYIEVEQVSKTHAVILSRPSWLWGAEMGANEHGVCIGNEAVWTKEPVDEGEALLGMDLLRLALERSRSALEALHVITGLLERYGQGGSCREDPAPFCYHNTFLLADRTEAWVLETAGRLWAAQRIQEGARNISNQLSIGTDISAEHSELRTHALAQGWWGGQGTFDFAQVFSLTQQPVRMEAAKARFQAGQELLQQQRGGITAEVMMGILRNKESGICMDSGGFRTTASMVSILPRDPTQPCVHFLTATPDPSRSVFKPFIFGAGAAQAPQVLSPTFGAQDPVRTQPRFQTQVDRRHTLYRGHQVALGLMEREQDRGQQLRQKQRDLEQEGLEAARGLLAGEWAPPPQELATLFQAFVEREGEVYA; this is encoded by the exons ATGGCTTCGTGGAACCCCGACACCCCGTGTTCCTGCGATTGCTTTGTCTCGGTACCCCCGGCCTCGGCCCTCCCCGCGGTGATCTTTGCCAAGAACTCTGACCGGCCCCGGGACGAAGTGCAAGAGGTGGTGTTTGTACCGGCAAGCACCCACGCCCCTGGGAGCCGGCTCCAG TGCACCTACATTGAGGTGGAACAGGTGTCAAAGACTCACGCTGTGATCCTGAGCCGCCCTTCTTGGCTGTGGGGGGCTGAGATGGGCGCCAATGAGCATGGCGTCTGTATTGGCAATGAGGCAGTGTGGACCAAGGAGCCAGTTGACGAGGGGGAAGCTCTGCTGGGCATGGATCTGCTCAG GCTGGCTTTAGAACGGAGCCGCTCTGCCCTGGAGGCCTTGCACGTGATCACGGGCTTGCTGGAGCGCTACGGGCAAGGGGGCAGCTGCCGGGAGGACCCCGCACCATTCTGCTACCACAACACTTTCCTGCTGGCTGACCGGACTGAGGCATGGGTACTGGAGACGGCGGGGAGGCTGTGGGCCGCACAGAGGATTCAGG AGGGGGCCCGCAACATCTCCAACCAGTTGAGCATTGGCACGGACATCTCGGCCGAACACTCGGAGCTGCGGACCCACGCCCTGGCCCAGGGctggtggggtgggcagggcacTTTTGACTTCGCTCAGGTCTTCTCCCTGACCCAGCAGCCTGTGCGCATGGAGGCTGCCAAAGCCCGCTTCCAGGCTGGGCAGGAGCTGCTGCAGCAGCAAAGAG GGGGCATCACGGCAGAGGTGATGATGGGCATCCTCAGGAACAAGGAGAGTGGCATCTGCATGGACTCAGGAGGCTTTCGCACCACGGCCAGCATGGTGTCCATCCTGCCCCGGGACCCCACACAGCCCTGTGTCCACTTCCTCACCGCCACGCCAGACCCATCCAG GTCAGTGTTCAAACCTTTCATCTTCGGGGCAGGGGCGGCCCAGGCCCCCCAGGTGCTGTCCCCCACTTTTGGAGCACAGGACCCTGTTCGGACCCAGCCCCGATTCCAGACTCAGGTGGATCGGCGGCACACCCTCTACCGCGGACACCAGGTGGCTCTGGGGCTGATGGAGCGTGAGCAG GATCGGGGGCAGCAGCTCCGGCAGAAGCAGCGGGATCTGGAGCAGGAAGGCCTGGAGGCTGCACGGGGACTGCTGGCCGGGGAGTGGGCCCCACCGCCGCAGGAGCTGGCCACCCTCTTCCAGGCCTTTGTGGAGAGGGAAGGCGAGGTGTACGCCTGA
- the SCRN2 gene encoding secernin-2 isoform X3: MGANEHGVCIGNEAVWTKEPVDEGEALLGMDLLRLALERSRSALEALHVITGLLERYGQGGSCREDPAPFCYHNTFLLADRTEAWVLETAGRLWAAQRIQEGARNISNQLSIGTDISAEHSELRTHALAQGWWGGQGTFDFAQVFSLTQQPVRMEAAKARFQAGQELLQQQRGGITAEVMMGILRNKESGICMDSGGFRTTASMVSILPRDPTQPCVHFLTATPDPSRSVFKPFIFGAGAAQAPQVLSPTFGAQDPVRTQPRFQTQVDRRHTLYRGHQVALGLMEREQDRGQQLRQKQRDLEQEGLEAARGLLAGEWAPPPQELATLFQAFVEREGEVYA, encoded by the exons ATGGGCGCCAATGAGCATGGCGTCTGTATTGGCAATGAGGCAGTGTGGACCAAGGAGCCAGTTGACGAGGGGGAAGCTCTGCTGGGCATGGATCTGCTCAG GCTGGCTTTAGAACGGAGCCGCTCTGCCCTGGAGGCCTTGCACGTGATCACGGGCTTGCTGGAGCGCTACGGGCAAGGGGGCAGCTGCCGGGAGGACCCCGCACCATTCTGCTACCACAACACTTTCCTGCTGGCTGACCGGACTGAGGCATGGGTACTGGAGACGGCGGGGAGGCTGTGGGCCGCACAGAGGATTCAGG AGGGGGCCCGCAACATCTCCAACCAGTTGAGCATTGGCACGGACATCTCGGCCGAACACTCGGAGCTGCGGACCCACGCCCTGGCCCAGGGctggtggggtgggcagggcacTTTTGACTTCGCTCAGGTCTTCTCCCTGACCCAGCAGCCTGTGCGCATGGAGGCTGCCAAAGCCCGCTTCCAGGCTGGGCAGGAGCTGCTGCAGCAGCAAAGAG GGGGCATCACGGCAGAGGTGATGATGGGCATCCTCAGGAACAAGGAGAGTGGCATCTGCATGGACTCAGGAGGCTTTCGCACCACGGCCAGCATGGTGTCCATCCTGCCCCGGGACCCCACACAGCCCTGTGTCCACTTCCTCACCGCCACGCCAGACCCATCCAG GTCAGTGTTCAAACCTTTCATCTTCGGGGCAGGGGCGGCCCAGGCCCCCCAGGTGCTGTCCCCCACTTTTGGAGCACAGGACCCTGTTCGGACCCAGCCCCGATTCCAGACTCAGGTGGATCGGCGGCACACCCTCTACCGCGGACACCAGGTGGCTCTGGGGCTGATGGAGCGTGAGCAG GATCGGGGGCAGCAGCTCCGGCAGAAGCAGCGGGATCTGGAGCAGGAAGGCCTGGAGGCTGCACGGGGACTGCTGGCCGGGGAGTGGGCCCCACCGCCGCAGGAGCTGGCCACCCTCTTCCAGGCCTTTGTGGAGAGGGAAGGCGAGGTGTACGCCTGA